Proteins from a genomic interval of Amphiura filiformis chromosome 9, Afil_fr2py, whole genome shotgun sequence:
- the LOC140159964 gene encoding uncharacterized protein produces MPVAATCTPTTEESTTQPSATQPSPSPTTTHPSPSPATTQPSPSPATTQPSPSPTTSPVASGTEAHELPSRTLTRDIANIEIYASIVAELHKKQGMVQDDVSPIPKSRRWLLGGIRRKFDKLLDEHDTKATNMMCNRLGVCASDQALTNFLKVVEKVDKPLKSLNPKSFTIVSVDNVDSLSPYAAVTADSIGRSWHGTSVMAQQPLPVSQIMGPGEILDLVNVKVFGDGRCFYRCLAVHGCLQLLKCSRNLFGVPLDQNLFDLETVLADGIRSEICDILESSDKQPLCVLYTPDSENQPGHYDLLCQPSHAILSQADSNQQIMKVQSLSDWLSLYSVSHPVTLYDCLKYSNPIGIEENADQSGNEGQVSSADGSVLIHQPVSTDEPTYFVNRPFFKTFIHERRSFDSFQQSISEKLAGANLKSELFLYMLERFSILKHNLSVLLPNLKCKFAMEQPQHCEKSNLAYVQIYNEKADSLDTLTKVLNDLHGKFEVSKRVNHMIIVGDLKTFYYLMKLKLKYGSGLDWVVPYLGDWHVLKNFQEVIMKVFWEAGLKDIAKLRHQSMTYQKLQTCGNFKRTHKFLLQTFEALYIYQLKVFLKQREQKETVCAMTSDEVTKVISGVLNKLEGADADFTNIQEFLASQKELKLQLLPGLIAEFEEWRLSMSAKYNTFAFWDRFLT; encoded by the exons ATGCCAGTGGCCGCTACATGTACTCCAACAACTGAAGAATCCACAACTCAACCATCTGCAACTCAACCGTCTCCATCGCCAACAACAACTCACCCGTCTCCATCGCCAGCAACAACTCAACCGTCTCCATCGCCAGCAACAACTCAGCCGTCTCCATCGCCAACAACATCGCCTGTGGCATCGGGTACTGAAGCACATGAATTGCCATCAAGAACACTTACCAGAGACATTGCCAACATT GAGATATATGCATCAATAGTTGCTGAACTTCACAAAAAACAGGGCATGGTACAGGACGATGTGTCACCCATTCCAAAATCAAGGCGTTGGTTGCTTGGAGGGATCCGaagaaaatttgacaaattgCTTGATGAACATGACACCAAAGCTACAAACATGA TGTGCAATCGGTTGGGAGTGTGTGCTAGTGATCAGGCACTCACAAATTTTCTGAAGGTTGTGGAAAAAGTAGATAAACCACTGAAGTCCCTGAATCCAAAGAGCTTTACAATAGTGAGTGTTGACAATGTGGATTCTCTCTCTCCCTACGCTGCAGTAACAGCAGACAGCATCGGACGTAGTTGGCACGGTACATCGGTGATGGCACAGCAGCCATTGCCTGTAAGTCAGATTATGGGTCCTGGAGAAATTCTTGATCTTGTTAATGTAAAGGTGTTTGGAGATGGTCGTTGTTTTTACCGCTGCCTTGCTGTTCATGGTTGTCTGCAGTTATTGAAGTGTTCAAGAAACTTGTTTGGTGTTCCACTTgatcaaaatttgtttgatttaGAAACTGTTCTTGCAGACGGAATTCGCAGTGAAATATGTGATATACTTGAAAGTTCAG ataaaCAACCATTGTGTGTTCTGTACACACCTGATTCTGAAAATCAACCTGGGCATTATGATTTATTGTGTCAGCCATCACATGCTATTCTTAGTCAAGCTGATAGCAATCAGCAAATTATGAAAGTTCAGTCTTTGTCAGATTGGTTAAGTTTGTACAGTGTTTCTCATCCAGTGACACTTTATGATTGTTTGAAGTATAGTAATCCTATTGGAATTGAGGAAAATGCTGATCAAAGTGGAAATGAGGGACAAGTATCTAGCGCAGATGGGTCTGTTTTGATCCATCAGCCTGTTTCCACGGACGAGCCTACATACTTTGTCAATcgaccatttttcaaaacatttattcATGAAAGACGATCTTTCGACTCATTTCAGCAATCAATCTCTGAAAAGTTAGCTGGTGCCAATCTAAAGtcagaattgtttttgtatatGCTTGAAcggttttccattttaaaacataATCTTTCAGTGTTACTACCAAACCTGAAGTGCAAATTTGCAATGGAACAACCTCAGCATTGTGAAAAGTCCAACTTGGCATATGTTCAGATATATAATGAGAAGGCAGATTCTTTAGATACTCTAACTAAGGTCTTGAATGATTTGCATGGTAAATTTGAAGTGTCCAAAAGAGTTAATCACATGATTATAGTAGGAGACCTAAAAACCTTTTATTACCTCATGAAACTTAAATTGAAATATGGAAGTGGGCTAGATTGGGTAGTACCTTACTTAGGGGATTGGCACGTTTTAAAGAATTTTCAAGAAGTAATTATGAAGGTCTTCTGGGAAGCAGGATTAAAAGATATTGCTAAACTGCGACATCAAAGCATGACATATCAAAAATTGCAAACCTGTGGTAATTTTAAAAGAACTCACAAGTTTTTGCTTCAAACTTTTGAAGCTCTGTATATTTACCAACTGAAAGTTTTCCTGAAGCAAAGAGAGCAAAAGGAGACAGTTTGTGCAATGACATCAGATGAGGTAACTAAAGTTATTTCTGGTGTTTTAAACAAACTTGAAGGGGCAGATGCTGATTTTACTAACATACAGGAATTTCTTGCGAGTCAAAAAGAGCTGAAATTACAGCTACTTCCAGGCTTGATTGCAGAATTTGAAGAGTGGCGTTTATCCATGTCTGCCAAATACAATACGTTTGCATTCTGGGACAGATTTTTAACATAg
- the LOC140159965 gene encoding uncharacterized protein, producing the protein MRLAGLKKIGHFFHAFDRYNYAKMIPIHLNQIAGLPEYILRHFQMGGFATSITGTNYSCVAADECHECTINKDTKAVITRSPPLEINKLVRTLQFQARVMSNYFRQLCTLRKNRIQRDYSHSLIKYELKLVLAYASKFERSFIFDQHEGLTMLYKAFSKQQASKDIEKDLMNYGKIGFNSFNSYVKTSILRESSISEDVVRKKNLHTFAVKRITKTYVRNLEKEKKLVTLCHKRSINLLKGGYSLAHDNMQILETPRAICTVEGIPNKGVKSGIYKIFRKRYTAEEYQPIVHKISPMSNCCLIAEGMNLIYRSPIGCKTFRDYAVFLVNSAILPFINKGYKDVRILFDQAGTQGLSPKVFEQKRRDNEDADGRFDVISDEIHVPKSWQAFLKTRRNKHLLCNYLFHKFIALVQPLLMNSSCEKFVVSGGFHRAVGLDTPVTMCVTSSGVSPYVFQTNHEESDTQIFLHVIDTTCTTIHIRSVDRDIAMVGLPLFPDFKTKHVFIEFRQVPNVSYLNLNTLHKALTNDEYLASLAKGDIGKILQTLYICSGCDFVSYFAKQGKGRFYRAFFQHAGFISGSSLASVRGSLACTSRNQNQHELGMLAFYRLVGTVYFLANKSSLSNSKYDKPEDLFHACESESTSLLDQHRKFLDIIREHHG; encoded by the coding sequence ATGCGTTTAGCTGGGCTCAAGaaaattggtcatttttttcacGCCTTTGATAGGTACAATTATGCCAAAATGATTCCAATTCATCTTAATCAAATAGCTGGACTGCCCGAATATATTTTGCGCCACTTTCAAATGGGTGGATTTGCCACAAGCATAACAGGCACAAATTATTCATGTGTGGCTGCTGATGAGTGTCATGAGTGCACTATTAACAAGGACACAAAGGCTGTCATAACGAGAAGTCCTCCGCTTGAGATAAACAAGTtagtgcgcactttacaatttcaAGCACGTGTTATGAGTAATTATTTCAGACAACTTTGTACTTTGCGGAAAAATCGAATACAACGTGACTATTCACATTCATTGATAAAATATGAACTAAAACTAGTGCTTGCTtatgcttcaaaatttgaaagGTCTTTCATTTTTGATCAGCATGAAGGTCTAACCATGTTGTATAAAGCCTTTTCTAAGCAACAGGCTTCAAAAGATATTGAAAAAGACCTAATGAATTATGGCAAAATTGGTTTTAACTCATTTAACAGTTATGTGAAAACTTCAATTCTCAGGGAGTCCAGCATTTCAGAGGACGTTGTCAGAAAAAAGAATCTCCACACCTTTGCAGTTAAGAGAATAACAAAAACGTATGTCCGTAAtttggaaaaagaaaagaaactagTCACCTTGTGCCACAAGAGATCTATAAATTTGCTTAAAGGGGGCTACTCCTTGGCTCatgataatatgcaaattttagaAACACCAAGAGCAATATGCACCGTGGAAGGCATTCCTAACAAAGGTGTGAAGAGTGGCATATATaaaattttcagaaaacgttATACCGCTGAAGAATACCAACCTATTGTGCACAAGATATCACCCATGTCAAATTGTTGTTTAATTGCAGAAGGAATGAATCTCATTTATCGTTCACCAATTGGTTGCAAGACATTTCGTGATTATGCTGTTTTTCTTGTGAATTCTGCTATATTACCTTTCATAAATAAGGGTTACAAAGATGTTCGTATTCTTTTTGATCAAGCTGGGACTCAAGGTCTATCGCCAAAAGTTTTTGAACAAAAACGTAGGGATAATGAAGATGCAGACGGAAGGTTTGATGTAATTTCGGATGAAATTCATGTGCCTAAAAGTTGGCAAGCTTTTTTAAAAACAAGGCGCAACAAACATTTGTTATGTAACTATTTGTTTCATAAATTCATAGCTCTTGTCCAGCCATTACTAATGAATTCATCTTGTGAAAAGTTTGTTGTATCTGGTGGATTTCATCGTGCAGTAGGATTAGATACACCTGTCACCATGTGTGTAACATCATCAGGTGTGTCTCCCTATGTGTTTCAGACCAACCATGAAGAATCTGATACGCAAATTTTTTTACACGTCATTGATACTACATGTACAACAATACACATTCGTTCAGTGGATCGTGACATTGCCATGGTTGGGCTCCCATTATTTCCAGACTTTAAAACCAAGCATGTTTTTATTGAATTTCGCCAAGTTCCAAATGTTTCATATCTTAATCTCAATACTTTGCACAAAGCCCTTACAAATGATGAATATTTGGCTTCACTTGCAAAAGGGGATATTGGTAAAATTTTGCAAACTCTTTACATATGCTCTGGGTGCGACTTTGTGTCATATTTTGCCAAACAGGGAAAAGGtcgattttacagagctttttttCAGCATGCGGGCTTTATAAGTGGCAGCTCTTTAGCAAGTGTGAGAGGAAGCTTAGCATGCACTAGTAGAAATCAAAATCAACACGAACTTGGTATGCTTGCATTTTACAGACTTGTTGGCACTGTGTATTTTCTAGCAAATAAAAGCTCTTTGTCAAACTCAAAATATGACAAACCAGAAGACCTATTTCACGCGTGTGAGTCGGAGTCCACATCCTTGCTTGATCAACATCGCAAGTTTTTAGATATAATAAGGGAGCATCATGGATAG